A portion of the Salmo trutta chromosome 1, fSalTru1.1, whole genome shotgun sequence genome contains these proteins:
- the LOC115197113 gene encoding rap guanine nucleotide exchange factor-like 1 isoform X1, whose amino-acid sequence MPAGMKPLEKFLKKQTTALTRAGGFGEKATGTGASRRRASLSRVVPFFRETSPESGPAREVFSPDAEEAPCWPSATADIRSPSLSSDEQSSEASLDTSWTPLPADTPDNLALALLDSVAGKRYGNCTETLLDDFMLTHPIFLASDRFQQVLLQQFGVEGKAGEGWPSWDGAERKQAVLSVAFRYLDTYRELLQEEGERSNSFPKELYLCAVQELSQFPELVEDVLKLQRWTEILQCPSSEEDKEIRKKQVRPLFRHFRRIDACLQPREAFRGSDEIFCRVYTPDHSYVTIRSRLSCRVGEILALVREKLQYSEDQPTQPGNLLLVAVTSAGEKTAFRPSDEAVFTTLGVNTHLFACEPSELESLLPLPEEIHWSPGDSKLHDMSAEEVATQLVVFDWELFSCVHEVEFVCYVFHGEQARWRPLNLELVLQRCSEVQHWVATEILQCQSLPKRVQLLRKFIKIAALCKQQQDLLSFLAVVLGLDNPAVSRLRLTWEGLPGKFRKQFQQFESIADPSRNHKSYRDLMGSLRPPLIPFTPLLLKDLTFLHESCKSFHGELVNFEKMHKVAEMVRSIRRYRSSQLALDAEPSPSHLQTKAYIRQLQVIDNQNLLFEMSCKLEPKDM is encoded by the exons ATGCCGGCGGGAATGAAGCCCCTGGAAAAGTTTTTGAAGAAACAGACAACGGCGCTCACTCGAGCTGGTGGCTTTGGGGAGAAGGCGACTGGCACTGGCGCTTCTCGGCGGCGAGCCAGCCTGTCTCGGGTGGTTCCGTTTTTCAGGGAGACTTCTCCAGAGAGCGGTCCGGCCAGGGAGGTGTTCAGCCCGGACGCTGAGGAAGCACCGTGCTGGCCCTCGGCCACTGCGGACATTAGGAGCCCGTCACTGTCTAGCGATGAGCAAAGCTCCGAGGCGAGTCTGGACACGAGCTGGACCCCGCTGCCTGCGGACACACCGGACAACCTGGCGCTGGCGCTCCTGGACAGTGTGGCGGGCAAACGATATGGCAACTGCACAG AAACACTCCTGGATGACTTCATGTTGACACACCCCATTTTCCTGGCATCAGACAGGTTCCAGCAGGTTCTACTCCAGCA ATTTGGTGTTGAGGGGAAGGCAGGGGAGGGCTGGCCCAGCTGGGACGGGGCAGAGAGGAAGCAGGCTGTGCTGAGTGTTGCCTTCCGCTACCTGGACACCTACAGAGAACTGCTGCAGGAAGAGGGCGAGAGGTCCAACAGCTTCCCCAAG GAGCTATATCTATGTGCAGTCCAAGAACTCAGTCAGTTCCCTGAGCTCGTGGAAGACGTGCTGAAGCTTCAGCGCTGGACCGAGATCCTCCAATGCCC CAGCTCAGAGGAGGACAAGGAGATTCGGAAGAAGCAGGTCCGTCCTCTTTTCCGCCACTTCCGTCGCATCGATGCCTGTCTGCAGCCCAGAGAGGCCTTCCGGGGCTCAGATGAGA tcTTTTGCAGGGTGTACACGCCGGACCACTCGTACGTGACGATCCGCAGCCGTCTGTCGTGCCGTGTGGGGGAGATCCTGGCGCTAGTCAGGGAGAAGCTGCAGTACAGCGAAGACCAGCCAACCCAACCTGGCAACCTGCTGCTGGTGGCTGTCACCTCCGCCGGGG AGAAGACCGCTTTCCGGCCTAGCGACGAGGCGGTCTTCACCACCCTGGGAGTCAACACTCACCTGTTTGCCTGCGAGCCCTCCGAGCTGGAGAGCCTG CTTCCCTTACCTGAGGAGATCCACTGGTCGCCCGGCGACAGTAAACTCCATGACATGAGTGCTGAGGAGGTAGCCACTCAGCTGGTGGTGTTTGACTGGGAGCTCTTCAGCTGTGTGCATGAG GTGGAGTTTGTGTGCTATGTGTTCCACGGCGAGCAGGCTCGCTGGCGCCCCCTCAACCTTGAGCTGGTACTGCAGCGATGCAGCGAGGTGCAGCATTGGGTCGCCACCGAGATCCTGCAGTGCCAGTCGCTGCCCAAGAGGGTGCAGCTCCTCCGCAAGTTCATCAAGATCGCAGCTCT GTGTAAGCAGCAGCAGGACCTGCTGTCCTTCCTagctgttgttctggggttgGACAACCCTGCAGTCAGCCGCCTTCGCCTCACCTGggag GGCCTACCTGGGAAGTTCAGGAAGCAGTTCCAGCAGTTTGAGAGCATTGCG GATCCATCCAGGAACCACAAGTCGTACAGAGACCTGATGGGCAGCCTCAGGCCCCCTCTCATCCCCTTTACACCGCTGCTGCTCAAAG atCTGACCTTCCTCCACGAGAGCTGTAAGTCGTTTCATGGGGAGCTTGTCAATTTTGAGAAGATG cATAAAGTTGCAGAGATGGTGAGGAGCATCAGACGATACAGGAGCTCCCAACTAG
- the LOC115197113 gene encoding rap guanine nucleotide exchange factor-like 1 isoform X2: protein MPAGMKPLEKFLKKQTTALTRAGGFGEKATGTGASRRRASLSRVVPFFRETSPESGPAREVFSPDAEEAPCWPSATADIRSPSLSSDEQSSEASLDTSWTPLPADTPDNLALALLDSVAGKRYGNCTETLLDDFMLTHPIFLASDRFQQVLLQQFGVEGKAGEGWPSWDGAERKQAVLSVAFRYLDTYRELLQEEGERSNSFPKELYLCAVQELSQFPELVEDVLKLQRWTEILQCPSEEDKEIRKKQVRPLFRHFRRIDACLQPREAFRGSDEIFCRVYTPDHSYVTIRSRLSCRVGEILALVREKLQYSEDQPTQPGNLLLVAVTSAGEKTAFRPSDEAVFTTLGVNTHLFACEPSELESLLPLPEEIHWSPGDSKLHDMSAEEVATQLVVFDWELFSCVHEVEFVCYVFHGEQARWRPLNLELVLQRCSEVQHWVATEILQCQSLPKRVQLLRKFIKIAALCKQQQDLLSFLAVVLGLDNPAVSRLRLTWEGLPGKFRKQFQQFESIADPSRNHKSYRDLMGSLRPPLIPFTPLLLKDLTFLHESCKSFHGELVNFEKMHKVAEMVRSIRRYRSSQLALDAEPSPSHLQTKAYIRQLQVIDNQNLLFEMSCKLEPKDM, encoded by the exons ATGCCGGCGGGAATGAAGCCCCTGGAAAAGTTTTTGAAGAAACAGACAACGGCGCTCACTCGAGCTGGTGGCTTTGGGGAGAAGGCGACTGGCACTGGCGCTTCTCGGCGGCGAGCCAGCCTGTCTCGGGTGGTTCCGTTTTTCAGGGAGACTTCTCCAGAGAGCGGTCCGGCCAGGGAGGTGTTCAGCCCGGACGCTGAGGAAGCACCGTGCTGGCCCTCGGCCACTGCGGACATTAGGAGCCCGTCACTGTCTAGCGATGAGCAAAGCTCCGAGGCGAGTCTGGACACGAGCTGGACCCCGCTGCCTGCGGACACACCGGACAACCTGGCGCTGGCGCTCCTGGACAGTGTGGCGGGCAAACGATATGGCAACTGCACAG AAACACTCCTGGATGACTTCATGTTGACACACCCCATTTTCCTGGCATCAGACAGGTTCCAGCAGGTTCTACTCCAGCA ATTTGGTGTTGAGGGGAAGGCAGGGGAGGGCTGGCCCAGCTGGGACGGGGCAGAGAGGAAGCAGGCTGTGCTGAGTGTTGCCTTCCGCTACCTGGACACCTACAGAGAACTGCTGCAGGAAGAGGGCGAGAGGTCCAACAGCTTCCCCAAG GAGCTATATCTATGTGCAGTCCAAGAACTCAGTCAGTTCCCTGAGCTCGTGGAAGACGTGCTGAAGCTTCAGCGCTGGACCGAGATCCTCCAATGCCC CTCAGAGGAGGACAAGGAGATTCGGAAGAAGCAGGTCCGTCCTCTTTTCCGCCACTTCCGTCGCATCGATGCCTGTCTGCAGCCCAGAGAGGCCTTCCGGGGCTCAGATGAGA tcTTTTGCAGGGTGTACACGCCGGACCACTCGTACGTGACGATCCGCAGCCGTCTGTCGTGCCGTGTGGGGGAGATCCTGGCGCTAGTCAGGGAGAAGCTGCAGTACAGCGAAGACCAGCCAACCCAACCTGGCAACCTGCTGCTGGTGGCTGTCACCTCCGCCGGGG AGAAGACCGCTTTCCGGCCTAGCGACGAGGCGGTCTTCACCACCCTGGGAGTCAACACTCACCTGTTTGCCTGCGAGCCCTCCGAGCTGGAGAGCCTG CTTCCCTTACCTGAGGAGATCCACTGGTCGCCCGGCGACAGTAAACTCCATGACATGAGTGCTGAGGAGGTAGCCACTCAGCTGGTGGTGTTTGACTGGGAGCTCTTCAGCTGTGTGCATGAG GTGGAGTTTGTGTGCTATGTGTTCCACGGCGAGCAGGCTCGCTGGCGCCCCCTCAACCTTGAGCTGGTACTGCAGCGATGCAGCGAGGTGCAGCATTGGGTCGCCACCGAGATCCTGCAGTGCCAGTCGCTGCCCAAGAGGGTGCAGCTCCTCCGCAAGTTCATCAAGATCGCAGCTCT GTGTAAGCAGCAGCAGGACCTGCTGTCCTTCCTagctgttgttctggggttgGACAACCCTGCAGTCAGCCGCCTTCGCCTCACCTGggag GGCCTACCTGGGAAGTTCAGGAAGCAGTTCCAGCAGTTTGAGAGCATTGCG GATCCATCCAGGAACCACAAGTCGTACAGAGACCTGATGGGCAGCCTCAGGCCCCCTCTCATCCCCTTTACACCGCTGCTGCTCAAAG atCTGACCTTCCTCCACGAGAGCTGTAAGTCGTTTCATGGGGAGCTTGTCAATTTTGAGAAGATG cATAAAGTTGCAGAGATGGTGAGGAGCATCAGACGATACAGGAGCTCCCAACTAG